The Vicia villosa cultivar HV-30 ecotype Madison, WI linkage group LG1, Vvil1.0, whole genome shotgun sequence genome includes a region encoding these proteins:
- the LOC131608913 gene encoding uncharacterized protein LOC131608913, with amino-acid sequence MTVAGAATARTKRIFKLTLSLLGLGFNSSKCKTAAKMAVARIKLLKNKREVVVRQMRRDIALLLQSGQDATARIRVEHVMREQNVLAANEFIELFCELIVSRLSIIAKQRECPADLKEGIASLIFASPRCSEIPELVSLRKIFEKKYGRDFVSAATDLRPSCGVNRQLIDKLSVRTPPGEVKLKVLKEIAKEHQIDWDTAESEKELLQPPEELIEGQRTFVSASTLPVKTSTDMSIESNNQQATRLSGGGNSDAMYFEDSKSAAEAAAESAKKAIAAAEVAAYMAMKDNNEASQPYYNDKFYNDPAKYSQNMTHKSTTEDRVHRSHSLPRSEHTSNEEYRRHSYHPASAHSDIKFDESDCDEEIEAEEPPPPVTLPPRRLPPPVPSPLAKQDSSTRVQPKLPDYDELTARFDLLKFKKSQF; translated from the exons ATGACGGTCGCCGGCGCCGCCACCGCACGAACCAAGAGGATCTTCAAGCTCACTCTCTCCCTTCTCGGCCTCGGCTTCAACTCCTCCAAATG TAAAACGGCGGCGAAGATGGCCGTGGCGAGGATTAAGCTGCTGAAGAACAAGAGGGAGGTTGTTGTGAGGCAGATGAGACGTGACATTGCGCTTCTTCTTCAGTCTGGTCAAGATGCCACTGCTCGTATCAGG GTTGAGCATGTGATGAGAGAGCAAAATGTTTTGGCTGCAAATGAGTTCATTGAGTTGTTCTGTGAACTAATTGTGTCCAGACTCTCAATTATTGCGAAGCAAAG GGAGTGTCCGGCGGATTTGAAAGAAGGAATTGCTAGCTTAATATTTGCGTCCCCTAGGTGCTCGGAAATTCCAGAACTAGTATCACTTAGGAAAATCTTTGAGAAGAAATACGGAAGGGACTTTGTATCTGCTGCTACTGATCTTAGACCTAGTTGTGGTGTGAATCGCCAG TTGATTGACAAGCTCTCAGTACGCACACCTCCTGGTGAAGTAAAGTTGAAAGTATTGAAGGAGATTGCCAAGGAGCATCAAATTGATTGGGATACGGCAGAATCCGAAAAAGAGCTTCTCCAGCCTCCAGAAGAGCTAATA GAAGGGCAACGCACTTTTGTCAGTGCCAGCACCTTACCGGTGAAGACTTCAACAGACATGTCGATTGAATCAAATAACCAGCAAGCTACAAG ATTATCCGGCGGTGGAAACAGTGATGCCATGTATTTTGAAGATTCTAAGTCTGCTGCTGAAGCAGCAGCTGAGTCGGCAAAAAAAGCAATTGCAGCTGCAGAGGTTGCTGCTTATATGGCTATGAAGGACAATAATGAAGCCTCTCAACCATATTACAATGATAAGTTCTATAATGATCCTGCAAAATATTCCCAGAATATGACTCATAAATCAACAACTGAGGACAGAGTACATAGGTCGCATAGCTTACCAAGGTCTGAGCACACAAGCAATGAGGAATATAGAAGACACAGCTACCATCCAGCTTCTGCACATTCAGATATTAAGTTTGACGAATCAGATTGTGATGAAGAAATTGAAGCAGAAGAACCTCCTCCTCCAGTTACTTTGCCACCTAGAAGGCTTCCACCACCTGTACCTTCACCTCTGGCTAAACAAGATTCCAGCACTCGTGTTCAGCCTAAATTGCCAGATTATGATGAACTCACTGCTCGTTTTGATTTGCTAAAATTCAAAAAGTCGCAGTTCTGA
- the LOC131608924 gene encoding uncharacterized protein LOC131608924 gives MMKKPSLATFSSNPKHSSKYGVRSISLPTRSHPTTLQIEEELTKLKSWETSSSSKSETICFGLSGLTKLYKCIEELLKLPLTQQALSQHKNEKWVDELLDSPLRFLDLLSKTRDEILSLKGKVEELQSVLRRRKVGDSDMENHVAEYWSLRRKMRKECTKSLLLLKQIDGSIGSSFFSLDLNNHLCAVVKVLIEASLMTSSVLQSLVVFLSSPILRSKVNKWSLVSRLMQKGVFGCENQHENNINELEKVDFGVSGLVMEKIQSAHGRLEALVVAIEGIESGLECLFKRLINTRVSFLNIVSP, from the coding sequence ATGATGAAAAAGCCAAGTTTAGCCACCTTTTCCTCAAATCCAAAGCATTCTAGCAAATATGGTGTTAGATCTATTAGTTTACCAACTAGATCACATCCAACCACACTTCAAATCGAAGAAGAACTAACCAAACTCAAATCATGGGAAACATCATCCTCATCAAAATCCGAAACAATTTGTTTTGGTCTCTCTGGCCTTACAAAACTCTACAAATGCATAGAAGAGCTTCTAAAATTGCCATTAACACAACAAGCATTATCTCAACACAAAAACGAGAAATGGGTTGATGAGTTACTAGATTCTCCTCTAAGATTCTTGGATCTCTTGAGCAAAACAAGAGATGAAATTTTGTCATTGAAAGGAAAAGTTGAAGAGCTTCAATCTGTTCTTAGAAGGAGAAAAGTTGGTGATTCCGATATGGAGAACCATGTTGCTGAATATTGGAGTTTGAGGAGGAAAATGAGAAAGGAATGTACAAAATCACTTCTTTTGTTGAAACAAATTGATGGGTCAATAGGGTCATCATTTTTTTCACTAGATCTTAATAATCACTTATGTGCGGTTGTAAAAGTGCTTATTGAAGCTAGTTTGATGACTAGCTCGGTTCTTCAATCACTTGTTGTGTTTCTTTCTTCACCAATTTTGAGATCAAAGGTTAATAAATGGTCCTTGGTTTCAAGGTTGATGCagaagggtgtgtttggttgtgaGAATCAACATGAGAATAATATAAATGAGTTGGAAAAAGTTGATTTTGGAGTTAGTGGTTTGGTTATGGAGAAGATTCAATCTGCACATGGAAGGTTGGAAGCTTTGGTTGTGGCTATTGAAGGGATTGAAAGTGGATTAGAATGTTTGTTTAAGCGATTAATTAATACTCGTGTGTCTTTCTTAAATATTGTTTCTCCTTAA